The following is a genomic window from Sulfurimonas sp. C5.
CAACACCCTCTATAGCTATATCTTTTGTTTGTATATGCTCTTGATAATACTCGTCCCTTTTTTCTCTGGCAACTATGATCTCCTCTTCGCGTATCCCTATCTCCTCGGCTATAACCCATGCACGCTGACCTTTGGCCATAATCTCCATATAACGCTCGAAAGTAAGCTCTAAGTCAAAAAACTCTTGTAAAGCTCTTTTGCTTGCTTCAAAATACCACATCTCGGTTTCTATTAACACACCGTCGTTATCGAATAATATATATTTTTTCATTTTAATAATGCAGAGTCAAAACCAAGGTTCGACTCCCTCCGTGATCTCTATGCTCACCCAAATAGATCCCCTGCCAAGTTCCTAGATTCATCTTGCCGTTTGATACGGGAATATTGAGTGAGTTCCCTAATAAAGAGCTTTTTATGTGTGCAGGCATATCATCTTTACCTTCATAAGTATGTACATAGTATGGCTTATCATCAACCGTATCGCAAAAAAACTCTTCCATGTCGTCTCTTACAGTCGGATCGGCATTTTCATTGATTGTAAGGGAAGCGGATGTGTGTTTTAAAAATATATGTAATATTCCATCACTTACATTTGAAAAAGATACAAGGGCATTTTCTATCTCTTTGGTTATAAGATGAAAGCCTCTTGTTTTTGGTGAAATTTTTATTGTTTTTTGA
Proteins encoded in this region:
- a CDS encoding secondary thiamine-phosphate synthase enzyme YjbQ; its protein translation is MSIFQKTIKISPKTRGFHLITKEIENALVSFSNVSDGILHIFLKHTSASLTINENADPTVRDDMEEFFCDTVDDKPYYVHTYEGKDDMPAHIKSSLLGNSLNIPVSNGKMNLGTWQGIYLGEHRDHGGSRTLVLTLHY